The following are encoded together in the Oncorhynchus gorbuscha isolate QuinsamMale2020 ecotype Even-year linkage group LG03, OgorEven_v1.0, whole genome shotgun sequence genome:
- the LOC124016615 gene encoding homeobox protein Hox-A4-like has translation MPYWTEDHPETPNRPLHHQGAPGPFNAPPDPAHPTGPTHHQSITTSISAARLGTAYYPTPDHHPYQTREEAPRLRPGPPPLHRAQQQDQRSYAEVIRGQQNPTTGPAMEPGRTACPDWALAQRAPSHGAGLDAAPGVGTGTEEGSGHGSGLAPLPGHWRRGRLRPWSGTGRCVWMPCLDWAPTQRKPPAMEQDWTPRFQIVDRHRRFQIVDRRRRFRIVDHRRRFQTGNRRWKLLTKDRRRQLRPGNGPAQVAPDW, from the exons ATGCCGTACTGGACAGAGGACCACCCAGAGACCCCTaacagaccactgcaccaccaagGAGCCCCAGGCCCCTTCAACGCCCCACCAGACCCAGCGCACCCCACAGGCCCCACCCACCACCAGAGCATCACCACCTCCATCAGCGCAGCCAGACTGGGCACCGCCTACTACCCCACACCAGACCAccacccctaccagaccagagagGAAGCCCCCCGGCTCAGACCTGGCCCCCCTCCACTCCACAGGGCCCAACAGCAGGACCAGCGCAGCTACGCAGAGGTTATCAGAGGACAGCAGAACCCT ACCACGGGTCCTGCCATGGAGCCGGGTAGAACGGCGTGCCCTGACTGGGCATTGGCGCAGAGGGCACCCAGCCATGGAGCTGGGTTGGACGCCGCACCCGGCGTGGGCACCGGCAccgaggaaggctccggccatggatcGGGACTGGCCCCCTTGCCTGGGCAttggcgcagaggaaggctccggccttggagcgggactggacgctgTGTCTGgatgccgtgcctggactgggcaccgacACAGAGGAAGCCTCCTGCCATGGAGCaggactggacacc GAGGTTCCAGATCGTGGACCGTCACAGGAGGTTCCAGAtcgtggaccgtcgcaggaggttccggatCGTGGACCATCGCAGGAGGTTCCAGACCgggaaccgtcgctggaagctccTGACCAAGGACCGTCGACGGCAGCTCCGGCCCGGGAATGGTccggcacaggtggcaccggactggtga